The genomic interval GGCGGATCAGGACTTCGGTCATGGTCGCAGCATCTCAAACTTATGCAAACACTTTTCCTAGTGGGACCCGCCGTGCCAAGCTGTTTGCCCTGCGCAACCAAGGGTACGAGTCATACTGGACACCACTGCATCCGCCCGTGCCGGGGTCGTGTGCAGTCCTGCGCGGCAGCGGATGCGGGCCCAGTCCGGAAGGAACATCCGATGTCAGCGTTTAGCGATCGACTTCACCCAACCGTTCGAAGATGCCTTCAGCAAGCTTCTGTCGTTCATCCCGAACCTGCTCGGTGGCCTGGTCATCCTGGTGATCGGGTACTTCGTCGCGAAAGTGCTCGGGAACCTCGTCGGCAAGCTCCTCGGCCGGGTCGGGTTCGACCATTGGATGGAGCGCGCCGGCGTCTCCGGTGTGCTGCAACGGTCGGGCACGGGGCTGACCGCTTCGGTGATGCTGGGCAAGGTCGTGTTCTGGTTCGTGTTCCTGATCAGCTTCACGATGTTCGCCTCCGCACTCGGCGTGCCGGAGATCTCGAACTTCATGAGCACCATGCTCGGCTACATCCCGCGGATCTTCGCCGCGATCGTGATCGTCTGCCTGGCGGCGCTGTTCGCGAACTTCCTGGCCGCGATCATCCGTGGTGCCACCGGCAACGAAACCCTGGCCAAGGTGGGTAAGTACGCGATCCTCGTGTACGCCGCGTTCGCCGCCCTGACCCAGCTCGGTATCGCGGTCCAGCTGACCGGGAACACGCTGCTGATCGTCCTCGCCGGCGCCGCGCTCGCCCTCGGTCTCGCTTTCGGCCTCGGGGGCCGCGAGATGGCCGGCCGGGCGCTCGCCAGCCTGTTCGACCGCGACAAGATGATGAAGCCCACCACCGACCAGAACGGCACGACGGCGTACCCGCCCCAGGGCGCCTACGACAACGGCTACCAGCAGCCCACCCAGCAGCCGGCCCAGCCCGAGCAGCATACGGCTGCCCACAGCGCCGGTACCTGGTCCAACGGCACCCAGCCCAACGCCAACTGGCAACAGGGTCAGTAGACGGGCTGGTTGTTCAGCGGTTCTCCTCGAGCGGGCGGCAATCCAACCGGGTTGCCGCCCGTCCTCTGTCTACAGCAGGCGAGTACACAGAGGGTGGGTGTCAGCTCTCGGTGCCAGGGCCTGCCTCGCGGACGTCTTCTACCTTGCGCATGGCTTCGCGGAGGTCGGAGAGCCAGGTTTCGCTGTGCTGGGCGACCAGCTTGACGCACCAGCCCAGGGCGTCGCTGCGTGAGCGTGCCACGCCGGCGTCGACGAGGGTGTCGAGGACCTGGCGCTCGGGCTGGCGGAGCCGGGTCATCACCGGCGCGGACAGTGAGGTGAACACCGTCCTGGTCTCGCCGCAGCGGACGCCCCAGGCGACCTTCCGCCGGGTGGCGTGCTCGAGCTCGCGGGCGATCTCGATCCGGTGGTCACGGGTGTCTTCGCGGAACTGCTTGACCCGGCCCGCTTCGGCGGCGGAGCGCTCGGAGTCGCTCACATCCTTGCTCTGCTCGGGTGCGGGGATCCGGCCGACGATCAGGATCTCGTCCCGGTCGATCGACAGCTCGGTCTCACCCTCGAACCAGTCGCCCGGCAACCGCCCGGTCAGCCAGCCCCGCACCTTCTCCTGCTCGGTCTGTGTACTCATGTAATCATGATTACACTTCAGCAGGACGAGCTCAAGCAATCAGTGGTACTGCACGGTGTACGCCGCGTGCGCGTCGCCCTGTGACAGGCCGACGTTCGACACGCCGATCACCAGCGTGTGCCGGGTGACGTCGTTCCGGTAGGTGACGTACGTCGTACCGGCCGCGCCCTCGGTGGCGATGCGCGTCCAGTGCGAACCGCCCTTCGCCGCGACCTTGTGCAGCTGCGCGGCCGCGGTCGGCGTTGCGTAGTACGCCGTCCACTTCGTGTCGCCGCGTCCCCAGGCCCGGACCAGGTTGTCCGACCACTGGACCGCGTTCCACGCCTGCGGCTCGCCGCTGAACTTCGCGGTGTACGCCGCGTGCCAGCCGTTGGCCGCGCGCAGACCGACGTTCTGTACGCCGATCGTGAGGTTCCCGCCGCGAGCGTCGTCGTGGTACGTCACGTAGATCGTCCCCGCGGCGCCTTCGGTCGAGACGCGACGCCAATGGATGCCACCGGGCATTACCTGCCCGTAGAGCGTGCGGGTGACGGCTGTCGACGCGTAGCAGTTGGCCGTGGCGGTCGCACCGCTGCCCCAGGCGCGCACCAGGCGGTCGGCGTACGTCGCCGCGGAAATGTTGGTCGCAGACGCGAGCTGACTGCAGCTGGCTGTCGTAGTTGTCGTGCCGGCGTTGGCCGGCGCGGCAGCTCCGGTGAGCACGATCGGTGCCGTCACCGCGAGTGCCGCAGTAGTGCCGAGACCTATGATCCTTCGAATCATCATCGACCTCCCGAGTGGATGTGGTCCTACTGGTGGGACGCCACATCACTCACGAGAGTTTGCATCGCTCTCCAATGAAATGCGGATGCAATGTCAAGCGGCCGGTGGTGGCGCGAATGCGGCGCGTAACCGCTCCTGCGCGCTCGCTCCGGCGGCCGTGTGGTCAAGTCCGAGCAACGCCGCGCCAACCACCGGCGGTACGTCGACCACGCGGGGGACTGCCTTCGGGGCGACCTCGGCCAGGAGTTGCGCGACTCGATCGAGCAGGACGGAGTGTCCCGCGGTGAGAACGCCGCCACCGAGGACGACGGTGACACGCTCGTCGAGCAGTTCGAGGCGCCGCAACGCGCTGACCGCCATCGCGACGATCTCCTCGGCCTGTTGCTGAATGATGCCCAAGGCAACAGTGTCGCCGGCGGCCGCGACCTGGAACAGCACCGGCCCGGCCTCCAGCTGGCGCTCGGCCGGGAACTCGCCGAAGTGGAACG from Kribbella sp. NBC_00709 carries:
- a CDS encoding mechanosensitive ion channel family protein — its product is MCSPARQRMRAQSGRNIRCQRLAIDFTQPFEDAFSKLLSFIPNLLGGLVILVIGYFVAKVLGNLVGKLLGRVGFDHWMERAGVSGVLQRSGTGLTASVMLGKVVFWFVFLISFTMFASALGVPEISNFMSTMLGYIPRIFAAIVIVCLAALFANFLAAIIRGATGNETLAKVGKYAILVYAAFAALTQLGIAVQLTGNTLLIVLAGAALALGLAFGLGGREMAGRALASLFDRDKMMKPTTDQNGTTAYPPQGAYDNGYQQPTQQPAQPEQHTAAHSAGTWSNGTQPNANWQQGQ